In one window of Pseudoliparis swirei isolate HS2019 ecotype Mariana Trench chromosome 15, NWPU_hadal_v1, whole genome shotgun sequence DNA:
- the LOC130205509 gene encoding G2/M phase-specific E3 ubiquitin-protein ligase-like codes for MFQIIHRVQGPFQRFCEGLKTLGVLEKIQRHPDSFRPLLCHEPSTLTADQMDDVFSIWLSPEGSNKRAAEEIVVTFWRDYLQDAEEEEGPSKLQKILAFATGASVLPPIGFSPTPSIQFIQKEDDDFSSTPMFPVANTCVNCLKLPLHVSYRLFKEKFDFAIGNSYGFGRP; via the exons ATGTTCCAGATCATCCACAGGGTTCAAGGTCCATTTCAAAG ATTCTGTGAAGGACTGAAAACGCTTGGGGTTCTGGAGAAAATCCAAAGGCATCCAGACAGCTTTCGTCCCCTGCTCTGTCATGAGCCAAGCACACTGACTGCTGACCAGATGGATGATGTTTTCAGCATTTGGCTGTCTCCAGAAGGGAGCAACAAGAGAGCTGCTGAGGAGATAGTCGTTACCTTCTGGAGAGACTATCTCCAGGATGCAGAGG AGGAAGAAGGGCCATCCAAACTCCAAAAAATATTGGCCTTTGCAACTGGAGCATCTGTGCTACCACCGATTGGCTTCTCTCCAACTCCTTCCATCCAGTTCATCCAGAAGGAAGATGACGACTTCTCCTCGACCCCAATGTTCCCTGTGGCCAACACGTGTGTCAACTGTCTCAAGTTGCCACTACATGTTTCATATCGGCTCTTTAAGGAGAAGTTCGACTTTGCAATCGGAAACTCGTATGGGTTTGGCAGGCCATAA